The DNA sequence TGCCGTCGGAGAGGTGAACCGAATGGCATTCGATTCCCGGCTCCATTGCGATAACCTCTTTTTCTACTATCTTAAGGTGATACCATTTTGCGTGCTGTAAAAATTTGTCGCAAAGTTCGAACCCGCTAATTTCGATGAAGCCAGGGTAGTTCTCAACTTCCTTGGTGACCGCCACTTGTCCGCCGGGAAGCCCCCTTTCGATCAGCACGGTCTTGAGGGCCGCGCGCATGGCGTAGATCCCGGCTGTTAAACCCGCGGGTCCGCCTCCGACAATGATTAAATCATAAAATGCATCTCCGGTCATCTAAGCCCTCCGTTTATCTGCCCAATAACCGGCCAAGGATACCTTTCTTTTGAGGCTCAGGTGAAGGAAGACCGAGGTGTTTACAGATGACGCTTTCAAGTTTTTCATCCGAGACATCAGACCCTTCGACTACGATTTCTTCTCCTACCATAACAGCCGGCGCGACCGGCAGATCCAGTTCAAAATACTCATCAGTGCTGTATTCTGCGATAGGTTTTGATATGGTTTCGATTTCGATGTCATACGTTTGGCCCAGCCTGGGCATTATCTTTTTGAAATGTTTTCAAGGCTTGCCGTTGGGCAGGTTCATGAAAAATCTGACTTTTAGCATGGTTACCTCCTTTTGTTGGCTTCGGCCATGCGAATCAAGAACCGATCCGGCGGCAAGAAATCCACAAGGCGCAGATCTTGCTGCTCCTTTCCATCGCCATGTAGAAACACTACGGTGGGCACGCCTTTGACGCCATATTGGTTTAGCCGTCGTTCATGATCTGGATTGCCTCCTCTGGTTAAGTCAACCTTGATCATGATGAACTCTTGCCTGGCCTGTTTGACAATTTCTGGATCATGAAAGGTGATATCTTCAAGCTCGCGGCAAGGACTGCACCAGTCAGCATAGAAATCAATGATTACCGGTTTCTTTAATTTTTTCGCTTCTGTTAAAAGTTCATCGGAATATGGTTGCCAAGTTACGCCAGGTCCTTGCATGATCCATGACCCTGTAAGTATTGTAGCAATAATCACGCTCACTATAACCACACCGGTTCGAATCCATTCAAATGCTCGAAAGCTTGCCTTTGTCCTATCGATCCATCCCAGGTGGAGCCCTGCTGCCAAAGCCACGGCCGCTAAAAAAAGGACTCCTGCTGTTTTGGGCAAAATAGGTCTAATGAAATAGGCGGCCATACCCACCAGAACCCATCCCATGAGTTTTCTCACCCAGAGCATCCATTCTCCGGAGCGAGGAAGTTTATTAATTTGTCCTGAAAACACAGCAAGAAAGAAAAGCGGAAAACCAAGGCCGAGGCTTAGGGTAAAAAAGATGATAAACCCGAGCCAGGGGCTACCCATGCTGCCCACCCAGGTCAGCAAGCCTAAAACAAAGGGACCGATACAAGGAGCAGCCACCACTCCCATCGTTAACCCCATGAACAACGTCCCCAAATAGCCTGTATAGGATTTTGATGCAGCCTGCGTGAGGCCGCTGGGAAGTCGCAATTCCCAGAAACCAAAAAGACTGGTAGCAAAAAAAATCAAAATAGCGGCCACCGCAGCAAGCACTAGAGGGTTCTGAAGCATGGCCCCCATGAGGCCGCCAGTCAGGGCAGCAACCACACCAAGGACTGAATTTGTGATCGATAAGCCGGCAATGTAGCATAAGCCGTGGCCGATTAATCGGCCTTTAGCGCTGCGGCCGCCAAAATAGGAAACCGTGATGGGAATCAGAGGATAGACACAGGGCGTCAGGTTAAGCGCCGCGCCCCCTGCAAAGATACCTAAGAGAGTCCAGATCATGGCCCAGCCATAGAGAGGTCCCGGTGTCTTCGGCTCCTGGGTCATTCCTGAGAGTCCTGCCGGGGTGCTTTCTACCGGCAATCCTTTGGCCTGCCATTCCGGATAACCCAGGGGATCACGATAAGCATTCTTGTAACCAAGACCT is a window from the Candidatus Desulfatibia profunda genome containing:
- a CDS encoding thioredoxin family protein, which produces GLGYKNAYRDPLGYPEWQAKGLPVESTPAGLSGMTQEPKTPGPLYGWAMIWTLLGIFAGGAALNLTPCVYPLIPITVSYFGGRSAKGRLIGHGLCYIAGLSITNSVLGVVAALTGGLMGAMLQNPLVLAAVAAILIFFATSLFGFWELRLPSGLTQAASKSYTGYLGTLFMGLTMGVVAAPCIGPFVLGLLTWVGSMGSPWLGFIIFFTLSLGLGFPLFFLAVFSGQINKLPRSGEWMLWVRKLMGWVLVGMAAYFIRPILPKTAGVLFLAAVALAAGLHLGWIDRTKASFRAFEWIRTGVVIVSVIIATILTGSWIMQGPGVTWQPYSDELLTEAKKLKKPVIIDFYADWCSPCRELEDITFHDPEIVKQARQEFIMIKVDLTRGGNPDHERRLNQYGVKGVPTVVFLHGDGKEQQDLRLVDFLPPDRFLIRMAEANKRR